The Malus domestica chromosome 08, GDT2T_hap1 genomic interval TGCTTCGATATTCCGCAATAGAGATTTTCTTCAGCGATTCATCTGCAccagtatttttgaattttgcatCCCAGAAGGATGCAAAAGATACTGGAACCTTAATAGTTGCTACCAGAAATGAATATTTGTTTCCAAAAGGAAGTGGTCGTGACAAAAGTGGAGCTATTTCATTTGTTGATAGACGTGTCGCACTGGAGATGGCAGAAACTGCTCGAGAGAGCTGGAGGAGAAGGGATATGACAAATTTTGAATATCTAATGATTCTCAATACACTGGCTGGAAGGTCGTATAATGATTTGACCCAGTACCCTGTCTTTCCTTGGGTCTTGGCTGATTACTCCTCTGAGCTTCTTGATTTTAACAAGTCTTCCACCTTTCGGGATCTTTCAAAACCAGTTGGTGCACTTGATATGAAGCGATTTGAGGTTGGTTTGTATGTCATAAATTATTTGACAAACATAATCAATTCACATATTTGTGCATCtgtttttaacaaaattatGGTGGCATGCTTTCCCATACAGGTATTTGAAGATAGGTACCGTAGCTTCACTGATCCTGATATACCTAGGTAATATCCAAAGCCATGTCAAGACAAAATGATTTTTTAGGTCCCCAAGTGCTCTTTCTTTAATTGTCTCACCTGAATTTTAACATTTACAGTTTTTACTATGGGTCTCATTACTCAAGCATGGGGATTGTGCTTTATTACCTTCTGAGATTAGAGCCGTTTACTTCTCTCCATCGAAATTTACAGGTACTCTTGTGGACAGTATCACATACCTTAAGTATCTTATGATATGTTATAAGCCTTCTTTTCAACTAAAATAAAGTGATTCCTAGAGAGCTTTATCTTTTGTGAACAATATCATCTTCTGACATAATTGTTCTAAGAAAATATAAACTACACACTACACACTTAAACTGCCCCACTACCCTACTTTACATTGCCCAACAAACTACATTACAGTTTTTCTTTCATGGTTATTTTATCCTTCCATCaccattttttccttcttcatctttttattttcatCTTTTTGATATCAATAAGCGGAGGGTTATTCACATTTAAAAATTTCAAAGCATGGGTTTCTACCTAATCTTGGAATTATGGGCAATTTCACATGCATGACCAATAAGCAGAGGGTTATTTACATTTAAAAATTTCAAAGTATGAGTTTCTGCCTAATCTTGGCATTCatatcacattgtttgaatttttatgtCTTTCTTAACTCTTAAGTGTGATATGTAATGTGTGCGTAGTAAGTTTTTCAGTTATCagcttttttaattaatatttcttAGATGATTCTTTTTTACGTGACATTTTACCAGAGATTATGTGAGATTTTAATTTGACCAAAGATATAGAGGTTCTGATGAAGCATATCCTCACAAGACACCACAATTGGACATAGGACTATACTTTTCAACACATTATGTAGGGTTTTCAAAAACCACGGGCTAATCACTGTTTATTGGGGATTTTTATTCTAGTCAGTATTTTCTCTAAATCTAGCTTTATGATTTTTTAAATCGTATTTCCTATTTCTATATTTAAGGTTATAGAGTTGGTGCTTAAGTGTagtatcttcttctttttttctggaGCTATTGTGGTGCCATCTCTTATCATTTGTCTACTTTCTTACCATACTGAATCCTGAATTCCTGATTAATGGTCCATGAATTTTACGTGTTTCTTTTTATCAGGGTGGTAAATTTGATCATGCTGACCGTCTCTTTCAAAGCATTGAGGGAACATATCAGAACTGCCTTTCTAATACTAGTGATGTGAAGGAGTTAATACCGGAGTTCTTTTACATGCCAGAGTTTCTTGTCAATTCAAATGCTTATCATTTTGGTATGAAGCAAGATGGAGAACCTATTGCAGATGTTTGTCTCCCACCCTGGGCCAAGGTATGTAATATCTTCTCCAAGTAATGGATAATGCAGAAAGAAATGTTTTCCCTCATCAGTGCAATTTGTTTTGGTTCATTACATGTGTtatctttttataaaaagagGAACTTAGAATGATAGCTGAAACAAAGGGTGCCTCTGGAAAGATATTACAGTGGTAGTAAGTGCTGTAACATGGTTAAAAGCTCATGCAGATTGAGGAGTGGTTGGGGAATCCACTCCAAACCATTCCACATCCTATTTAATTTCTGTGGAATTGAACCCTATGTCCCTTCTGGGAATATAAGTGTAGGTTGGGCAAAAGTTACAGTGTGCATTCAATGACTAGGCTTTGACAGTTATGGAAATCAGTGtgcaaatcaatataaaatctACCAAAATCAACAGGTTCTGGAACCACATTGCTTTGACTAGAAATGGAGAGATGTAAAGGGTATACTGACCAAGTTGATTGTGGTCAACTTCATAGACCAGAAGTGCACTCTAGCTAACTGAATGTGTCTTTGCAGGTAGGAATTGACTACATTTAGGAGAACGCTGATAATATGTGAAGTAAAAAATTAACACAATAAAAAGGGAAACAGTGGATTTGTTTACGCAAGTGGATCAGTCATGATACTTACCTGCGGGaactatttatattttataaagaaaatataGAATAAGTATAAAAAAGTTTTGCCTTGGGACTTGATAGATACAATCACTGTTGGCGTACAGATACACAAGACACATACATGTTGTCTGCATGTTTCTTAAACATATGACCTTGCCAATTTTCTCTCTTTGTTTGGGTATAAAAGTTTGCCAGCACTGAGACTGCACCTTTGGAATCAAATTCTCTTTTGGAACAAGGTGACAAGGAGCAAGTACGGGTTGGAGGCTAATGGGTGGGACACAAACCCTTAGCTGCGTGGTTCAAGTCGTAGCCCTTGGATAGATATTTCTTCTGGTCTTTCTTCTTTCCTAGAGTGCTGCAAGTTTGAGGTTGGCAATGGGGAGAGGGTGAGGTTTTGGGAGGATGGTTGGTTGGAGGGTGGACCGTTGAAAGAGTAGTATCCTAGATTATTCTTGTTATCAAGAAAGCACGACTAGAGCATTTCAAGTATTGTGGATTTTTCTTCAGTCATGAAGTTGGAATTTTGATTTCAGAAACTTGAATGAGCTGGAGATAGCAGAGGCGGCTAGGTTATTACAGAAGGTGGAAAATGTTCGTTTGATTCAATCAATAACAGATAATAGAAGGTGGAAACTAGACAGATCAGGATTGTTAACTTGCAAATCCTATAGCTCTTTCTTGTGCAGCAATGGAGCTGCACAACATTTTCCACCCTTTTCTCAGATTGGAAAATCAAAAGCTCCTCCAAAAGTCAAAGTTCTTGCATGGTTAGTGGCTATCGGGAAGGTCAACACCTGTGATCAAGTTCAAAGGTGAAGGCTTTTATTTGCATTTCTCCTCATTGTTGCAGCTTGTGTAAATCTGAGGAGAGTGTTAATCATGTTTTTCTCCATTGTTCTTACTCGATACAGCTGTGGCGGAAATTGTTCAAGGAAGTTAGAGCTAGTTGGGTTATTCCAAAAGATTGTTTCAAGCTTCTAAGTACCAAGTTCGAGGCTTTAGGAAAGGGGAGGAAAGCTACGCTTTGTGGGACtgtttggttttggcaatttttTGGAATATTTGGTTGGAGCGTAATAGGAGAATTTTTTAGGATTATAAGGGAGTGGGAGTAGAGGAACTGTGACATAGAGTAAGATACTGGGCATCAGTTTAGAATGAGTTCAgggattgttctctttcttatataGTGATGGATGTGTTAGCAGCCGTAAAATGAATTTGGTTCTGCTTTAGTtacaacttacatgtaaatAGTCCTACCTGAGAGGTCTTAGCTTGTTTTTCTTGTTGGTGGATTTCTTATCCAGTTTTTGTAATTCATAGGGGTGTCACTCATTCTTTTGGAAGCCATTGTAAAGGATTTCTGCTTTACACACATAACTTTAGAAACTTTTCTTTTGGAATAAGACATCTGAGGTTTaagcttttgttttcttttcttcatcttccgtCTTTTCTATGACATGAGATTTATTCACATTAGATACaccatttcattttcattgttttcttttcttgctaCCTGATCCAATTATTTATTCAGGGCTCACCTGAAGAATTTATTAACAAGAACAGAGAAGCCCTTGAAAGCGAATATGTTAGCTCTAATCTACACCATTGGATAGATTTGGTATTTGGTTACAAGCAGCGTGGAAAGCCTGCTGTGGAGGTACCTATGtgataattcaaacattttttCAGTCTCCTGAACATTTTGTATTGCTTAATACAACTGTTTTACAAATAAACTGATCTCTGAAAatattattgaaaatttgaaatgcaggcagcaaatattttttattacttAACCTATGAAGGTTCTGTTGACCTGGAGACCATGGAAGATGATTTGCAAAGGTCAGCTATTGAAGACCAAATTGCAAATTTTGGCCAGACACCAATTCAGATTTTCCGTAAAAAACACCCAAGAAGAGGGCCACCTATTCCAATTGCACATCCCTTGCGCTTTGCACCTAGTTCTATTAACTTGACATCAATTGTTTGTAGTACAAGTCAAACACGGTCGGCTGCTTTATATGTTCGGACTGTGGACTCCAATGTCGTTCTTGTAAACCAGGGTCTCACCTTGTCAGTTAAGATGTGGTTGACAACCTCACTGCAATCTGGTGGAAATTTTACCTTCTCTGGCTCCCAGGTTGGgattttgttttattgtttattattatgtttgatttgattttttctgGTAAGCATGTGCTTACTGCTTACTAAATTAACATGTACAGGATCCTTCATTTGTCGTTGGTTCTGATATTCTCTCATCTCGTAAAATTGGGAGTTCTTTagctgaaaattttgaacctggAGGACAATGCTTTGCAACCATGCAAACACCATCTGAGAATTTTTTGATCTCATGTGGCAATTGGGAAAATAGCTTTCAGGTTATATCGTTATATGATGGCAGAATGGTACAAAGCATCAGACAGCATAAGGATGTGGTCAGCTGTGTTGCAGGTATGTTTAACTAGAAGCCGAAATTATTGTTTCCTTTATGGCACATGCATATGAAGAATAAAGACAGTTTGCTTCAGCCTATTTAAATTGAATTAATGAAATACAGCATCGGTGGCCAAGTGAAATGATTTTTTTCTCCGAGGGCCTGTGATGTCTGGGTTATGTTACCTTTTCTAGCACACAATGCTCATGTAGTTTAATATGTTGTGGTTGGTTTTTTAAGCGAGTGAGTCAAGGCTTGTGTCCTATTGTcatgcatgttttttttttggggactATGAACTGTGGTAACCAATTGGGTGCTCAAATTCCAATGCATTAATATTTAATCAATAACAACTCCACTGATTTTTCCTCCTGTTTTGGGCGAGGTTTTATTTTTGGCTTTTTATTCTGGCACAGTTCTTCATAATGCTTTCTGAGATGTAACATTTATAATGTTGCAGTGACATCTGATGGAAGCTTCCTTGCAACTGGAAGTTATGACACTACAATTATGGTGTGGGAAGTCTTTCGAGGTAGAACCCAAGAAAAGAGACCTCGTAATACACAGACAGAAGTACCACGAAAAGATTATGTCATTGTTCAAACTCCTTTTCGTATTCTCTGTGGGCACGATGATATAATTACATGCTTGTATATCAGCGTGGACCTTGACATGGTGATCAGTGGATCAAAAGATGGAACTTGTGTTTTTCATACCCTGCAGAATGGAAGATATGTAAGATCCTTGCGCCATCCATCTGGATGTGCATTGTCAAAGCTTGTCGCTTCTCGACATGGACGGATTGTGTTTTATGCTGATGATGATCTGAGTTTGCATCTTTATTCAATTAATGGTAAACATCTTGCTTCTTCTGAATCCAATGGACGCCTCAactgttttgagttgagtcggTGTGGTGAATTTTTGGTTTGTGCCGGTGACCAAGGGCAAATAGTTGTACGCTCTATGAATTCACTCGAGGTCATAAAGAAATATGATGGTGTAGGAAAGATTATAACATCTCTAACGGTGACCCCAGAAGAATGCTTCTTAGCTGGAACAAAAGATGGAACCATTCTCGTATATTCTATAGAAAATACTCAACTTCGCAAAGCTACTGTTCCTCGAAATTCAAAATCCAAACCATCATCAACAGGATAAATTAACCATTTGGGATGGAAATCATTTATTTTCAATGGCAAGCAAGGATTTGGGAGGTGAATCAAGGTATGCACTGTAGCCATTTTCCTGCAAGTTCACTTCTGGAATTTCGGTCACGTTCACTTCTGGAATTTCGGTCACTTTATAAATGCCTTTATTTGGGAAATATAGACGTAATAATTGGGATTGCTTTTTCTTCTTTAGTACTGTATTCTCTGTTCATTGTACTGGTTTAACATGTTATTTTTTATCCAGTAAGACGCACCTTAATCTTTATTTGAACATAAACCAAAACAACCAAACATATATTGGCATATGGTAACAATTTTCCATATTCCCTCATGGCTGGATGGAAATTCTGATAACGTGTTGAACAGTCTGTTGGTTTATTACTTTCCTCAAAAGCTTAAGCTGCCAAACTGTGGACAAGGACAACTGTTTTCTCTCCACCCCGAGTTCTTTGAACGCAATTAAGGCCATGGAATTTTCGCCTGTTTGCTCTACTAAAAATTAAGACTTACTTGGCACCTAAGAAAAACACTAAACTTTTATGTAGCTGCTTGTATGTCCGTGTGcatatgcgtgtgtgtgtgctgATATCTGATGATAATTCTTGAATTCGTCAACATCTTAAAATTATGAAATGTGACAGctggatatttttttttgtgttggtTGATATAACTCGTGATCCCGGTAACTGTGTGATTGTGTGTGGCTGTTGTGGTTGCTTTATTTCAGATTAAAATCATGTGGTTGGAAGTATCGGTAATGAGAATTGGGATTATTGCAGTTTTTGCTTGTGTTTCCGTTAGATTTGGCTGTAATTATATGTATTCATGAACTAATTGTCTATTGCCTCTAATGATGTTAAGCGCGTGTATGTGGGGTGTGTGTGTTGTCAGATTTTCGAAGTGCTCGTAATTACAGTTGAAGTTGTGGTATTTGTTTGTCCTTTAGATTTTGATTATCTTCTCAACCTTCAATACAGGAGTCTGTAAAATATCTCAGAATATTGAGCCATGTCATCGTATGCCTGGCCTAGACTCATTTCCAATTTGGTTTCGTCTCCTTGATGTTTTGGCGTGTCAAGACAATGAACGGGATTACATGCAGTTGCGCAAGAATTGCAAGAACATTTTGTTTGAAGCCTGTTCAAGCTCCAGTTATTTTAATGCAACACATTCAGAGCTCGAAAACTTGGTGAGGTGAATTTTTCTGCAACGTTCCAAATTAAGGTAAAATACTGGCTTCTTAAAAGTTATAGCCTCATCGCCACCCTGTGGGGCGCGCAACACATACCTGTACTATATGTTCTTGGTAGGTTAGATTTCAAATATTGTGTATTAACCAGTGGCAGGCCAACTCTGATTTGTCCTTTCCCAAGTAGCTAGCTTTAATCCTCCGAACTTTGTATAGACGGGTTGCAatgccctttattttgtctaaaGCAATGAAACCCCCTTTTTTCTTTGCTGTGTAGCATATTTAGTTTGCATAAATCATCTGACGTTACGGGTATTTTAGTAGTTACAGTTTTCCATAAGTGGGTTGCGATGCCTTTTTTTGTAGTAACTCTTATGTTTGGGGTATTCGTTAACATTTGCTCTTAGTAGATAAGGTTTTCCAGTTTGTGGTTGTTTCGCCCGTGAATACGCTCTATCTGTACAGAATGATGTTCTAATACGAGTGTTGCTCGTTAACATTTGGTAAGTAGAGCTCCCACAAGCTGCTCTGATTTGTATTGACACGCACAGGTACAAAACTTATGTGCTTGTGGTTGATTCTAAACCTTTGTTACCAAAATTCTGATGTATTTTCCTTTCTTTAACTTGCATTGTGGACTTTTGCAAACAATTGTCCACCGTTTTTCGGATGGCTTTCATGTATAATTCCAGTGATACTTTTCTTTCGAATGTTGGAACAAGTTTCATATTATTTCAAAAGTACACGTTTTTGTTGCAATTTGTGACATAAACTTGCCTAGTAAATTTATTCTGGACACCTCGGTGGCCTGTTCTCTTCGAGAAAACATATGAATTCACCCACTATTCGATTGTTCTTATTTCTGTCTCCAAACAAATCCTTCATTTCCTTGGCCCTTATCCTCATCGATTCACCCGAGTCGTCCACCATTGCCAACCTTACAAACTCAGCCACCGAGTCACGAGTAAACGACCCATCTCGTTCGTTCCTAGGTATTTCCACCCCGAGCCCCTTTCCATTCCCCAATCGAGCATTAAGCCCTTGGTCGTTCACCATCGGAAAAAACATCAAAACCCGTCCGAACATGAGCCCTTCGATCATTGAGTTCCAACCGCAGTGAGTCAAGAATCCCCCCACCGAGTCATGACTCAGTATGCGCACCTGCGGAGCCCACCCCAAGTCCACCACACCTCGACCCTTGACTCGTTCCAAAAACCCTGGAGGAAGCATCTCAGACACTGACTGAGTCGACTCGGGCGGGTTTCTCAACACCCAAAAGAAGGGTACCCCGGACAGCTCCAACCCGAGAGCCAGCTCGGTGAGTTCCTCCTGACTCAGTGTCGCTTCGGTCCCGAGTGCAATGTAAACCACCGAGTTGACTCGTTGCTTGTCCAACCACCCTTTAATGCCACCCCATGtttcatcaaattcacttgCCTCCTCTTCTATGTTAGGCGGTAAAAATCCAACCGGAACAACGGGTTTTACTTTTACCTCGCGGTAAAGCTCTCTCACCAAATTTAACCACTCGGGCTCAAACTCGTCAGAGCTTCTAACAAACACAACGTCGCTCTCCTCAATCGCAACCCCAAAACGCACCGTATCGGGAGTGCCCGACTCGTTCCCGCTTGATGCTTGCACCCACTTGGCAACCTCGTGGAGCCGATATGCCATGTCGGACTCGAACGGGACCCACTTGGGGACCACCGTGAAATCCTCGGCCTTGGTCCTCCCATCCTGGCCGCTGATCAGAACCGACGGCGGACCGAGGTAGGCCAGGCAGGCGGCGTTGACACAGAAAAAGAAGGCGTGTGCGACGCCGAGCCTGGCGGCTATGGCGGGAAGCCAGTGAGGGGCATAGTCGTAAATAACCCAGTCGGGTCTTGAGGACTCCAGGAAAGCGGTCAGCGGGGTTTGTAGCATGTCGAAGGCCGTTTTGAGTAGTTGCTGCTTGTGGAAGGGGACGTCGGTTGATGATTCGGCGTCGTTTGGGAGGTTAGGGAGGCGGGGGAGAGGGAAGGAGACGAGGTTGACGAGGGAGGAGAGGTGGGAGGGTATTTTGGGAAGTCTGGAGAGGTTCCTTGGGGTGGAGACGAAGGAGACGGTGTGACCCCTTTGAGCTATGAGGGTGGAAAGGTGGAAGAAGGGGATGAGGTGGCCCATGGCCAGCCATGGAAACACCACCACGTGAAGAACAGCTCCTCCGCCTCCTCCTCCTTGGCCTCCACTCTGAGTGTTCTGGTTGTCCATGGAGATTGACCTGTGTCCACTCTGAGTCACAGAGCAGAGGATAGGGGAGGTGGAATATATGGACGGATTTAGAAAGAGTAAGCAAGTCTTGACCTTTTCTGTGTTGCCAACTCAAGTACAATCAAAGTGGAAAATTAGAGGAAGTTTGAAAATTATTCTTACAAAAAGTCATCTGATTTACAGACCGATTGGTTATTTTAGtgtatcaaataaattaattgtataggtactaaataatatattattaatcataaatcatttatttatttgatataGTTGAATGACGAAATTGGTCTttattgaaattatttttttgtttgaatgatcttcaaatgaatattaagaaatttaataataattataatttttttacagTATTGATGTGTTATTTGTAAGTGGAGCAATGCAagtcttaattttatttttggtatcTAAATGTAAGTTTTATTCATTTGTTGTATATTATCTTGCAATACCTATACCACTTGGACTTCTAAGTCTTCCAAGCTGTAGGAATCATTGAAATCATAAAGTTTAACCCTAATCTCAATGACAGGTAATATCATCACATGATATGGGTAGGAGATTATATCTCTGCAATGTTACTTCAAGTTATCATAATTTAGTTGTTCATTTTGAACCTAGATTTTGAGATCTCTAGTCAACTAGGTTGGATTTTCACTGTACTACtctaagacctagtttgggactgaggtgcttaaaaaaaaagcacccatgaaaaaaagctgtgagggttttaggtgtttggtaaactgaaaaaaaatggcttattttggaagctgctgtgagaataagctgaaatcaaaggaaaaaactgaagctggtatttgcagctttggaaaactggtttttttttcaaagcacacggagctacagtgtttctttaatgaaaatacccattattagactgctttttttttccaaaagcacttttacaaaaaagtttaccaaacactctgctgatttatttcacagccgcttattctcacagcacaaccgctcattctcacagcagctttttttcaaagcacagcaatatcaaaccagccctaagtatAGGCTTTTAACTTGTTCCCTTAGTTGATGCAACTTCCTCTAATCAATCTTTTAATAATTGGTACTGCTAGGTTGACTACTTATACACACTATATATAGGGCCATCACAAAACCTATCAATGCATGGAAATAAATTTCGTTTGAGAGTAGTTGTTTTTCTACGTTAAGTCCTCCAGACTTATATTAGGGCTTAATTACTAAGTAATTTGCCAACACTTGGGTAAATTTTCCCCACATTTGAGGTATTCAAGAGCTTAAAAATATCATCGTAAGAGATAATATTTACCGCTTTTTAAAAGCAAATTACTTTTTCATTCTTCTTAAGTTGACATATAATCCAACATTTTTGGAAAAATGGTGTGCGTCTCTTTCCCTCGTGCATTTGTTCGGATTTGAAACAGTCATAGAGAcaactaaattaaaattgacACATGATATAATATGTGAAATTGGTTTGTCAAACAAAGAGAcaaccaaataattaatttgtcAGCATGAATCATAATTCATATGTAAAATGGAAATACCAATCAATTCTACGATAAGAATACGATTCATTAGACgagcaaaaacaaaatatagTCATGCAATTCAATATATGATCTCTTTGAATCTTCAAAGTAATGCATGCACATGAATAAccaatgttaaatgaacatGACATAATGAATTAGAAAAAACTTGGAAATATGGTCGAGGTAAATGTTACATATTATGTCTttaagacaagtttacgccATACTATACTATGCTCATGGTTAATCGGCGTTTGTCTTGCAGCATACGACGACCACGTCTATGCAATAATTGCAATCCAAATCGTAAGGCTCTAATGAACCACAATTGTGTGGAGTACTCTCTTAGATGGACTCAATACATAGGACACTACAAAACTCTCTAACAATAGTGCACTATGTGTACGAATATGTGAATGTAAAAGATTTTTAGTGACGGTAGGGGacttccctatttatagaaattgagATGTTTGCTTAAAAAATATGtgactattcatgaatagtcaAAATTTATGTGCTTTTACATAAGTTGTAAACTTTGAAATGCGGTTGATTCTAAACCCTCGTTACAAAATTCTGATGTATTTTCCTTTCTTTAACTTGCATCATGGACTCTTGCAAACAATTGTTCACCCTTTTTCGGATGGCTTTCATGCATAATTCTAATAATACTTGTCTTTCGAATGTTTTACCAAATTTCATATTATTTCAAAATACACATTTTTGTTGCAATTTGTGACATAAACTTGCCTAGTAAATTTATGTTGTAAACCTCGGTGGCCTATTCTCCTCAAGAAAACATAGGAATTCATCCACCATCCGACTGTTCTTATTT includes:
- the LOC103441681 gene encoding UDP-glycosyltransferase 91C1, producing the protein MDNQNTQSGGQGGGGGGAVLHVVVFPWLAMGHLIPFFHLSTLIAQRGHTVSFVSTPRNLSRLPKIPSHLSSLVNLVSFPLPRLPNLPNDAESSTDVPFHKQQLLKTAFDMLQTPLTAFLESSRPDWVIYDYAPHWLPAIAARLGVAHAFFFCVNAACLAYLGPPSVLISGQDGRTKAEDFTVVPKWVPFESDMAYRLHEVAKWVQASSGNESGTPDTVRFGVAIEESDVVFVRSSDEFEPEWLNLVRELYREVKVKPVVPVGFLPPNIEEEASEFDETWGGIKGWLDKQRVNSVVYIALGTEATLSQEELTELALGLELSGVPFFWVLRNPPESTQSVSEMLPPGFLERVKGRGVVDLGWAPQVRILSHDSVGGFLTHCGWNSMIEGLMFGRVLMFFPMVNDQGLNARLGNGKGLGVEIPRNERDGSFTRDSVAEFVRLAMVDDSGESMRIRAKEMKDLFGDRNKNNRIVGEFICFLEENRPPRCPE